The following coding sequences lie in one Fimbriimonadaceae bacterium genomic window:
- a CDS encoding ABC transporter ATP-binding protein, with protein sequence MARNVIVRTLDLVKQYGEGEAAVMAVNGISCEIYDAEYLSIVGPSGSGKSTLFNMIGGLDKPTRGNVFINSVDISQLTAVELAYLRCHMIGYVFQTFNLITVRTALENVTLPMLFAGTNPEEADQKGMELLEMVGLGHRYHHRPTELSGGQQQRVAIARALANSPKIVLADEPTGNLDLKTGTEIIELLRMLNKDKQVTIIAATHDHKMLDVSDRIFHIRDGALAEIQESVAQS encoded by the coding sequence TTGGCCCGAAACGTCATCGTTCGAACTCTCGATCTCGTGAAGCAGTATGGCGAGGGGGAGGCGGCGGTTATGGCCGTGAACGGCATCTCTTGCGAGATCTACGATGCGGAATACCTCAGCATTGTGGGTCCGTCGGGCTCGGGGAAGAGTACCCTGTTCAACATGATCGGAGGGCTGGACAAACCCACGCGGGGCAACGTGTTCATCAACTCCGTGGACATCTCCCAGCTCACGGCCGTCGAGTTGGCGTATCTGCGCTGCCATATGATTGGCTACGTCTTCCAGACCTTCAACCTAATCACCGTTCGGACCGCGTTGGAGAACGTGACCTTGCCGATGCTCTTTGCAGGGACGAACCCTGAGGAAGCAGATCAAAAGGGGATGGAGCTTTTGGAGATGGTGGGGCTTGGGCACCGGTATCATCACCGCCCCACGGAGCTATCTGGCGGGCAGCAGCAGCGCGTCGCGATCGCGCGGGCTTTGGCGAACAGCCCCAAGATTGTGCTTGCCGATGAGCCCACGGGCAATCTTGATCTCAAGACGGGCACTGAGATCATTGAGCTTTTGAGAATGCTGAACAAGGACAAGCAGGTCACGATTATCGCCGCGACTCACGACCACAAGATGCTGGATGTCTCGGACCGGATTTTTCATATTCGCGACGGAGCGCTTGCCGAAATCCAGGAAAGTGTCGCTCAATCCTGA